The following coding sequences lie in one Mustelus asterias chromosome 8, sMusAst1.hap1.1, whole genome shotgun sequence genomic window:
- the LOC144497355 gene encoding uncharacterized protein LOC144497355, translated as MARNEEKQLGKLNRLWLQREKEEGRLREIHQNRPKLSSLTSAVEVKKWIPSIKTEIEYYLQQSQLSHYSEKKIKEFQDHIEELKKEYQRYLWKLRRLDPSHKDHPWKPRAYTRKRPPNSAAQTISELDTLHNLKGLRMPPSHETEDETHEYDSDRKSGEGRERSCLSPQVADGVIYDCSVVNSKFQDQPLTFNPARVPLRFSMRSTPKNTSGEGSHHMTKILLSQLPNLQTSSSCGTKAGLNREKEEIEAFKMTEDSQETILQNKSCGILGLSCYSSDEDT; from the exons ATGGCCCGCAATGAAGAAAAACAGCTGGGGAAACTGAACCGACTGTGGCTGCAGAGGGAGAAGGAGG AGGGTCGCCTGAGAGAGATACATCAAAACCGACCCAAACTG TCATCCTTGACTTCAGCTGTTGAAGTAAAAAAATGGATTCCAAGCATCAAAACTGAGATTGAATATTATCTTCAG CAATCACAATTATCCCATTACTCAGAAAAGAAgataaaggaattccaggatCATATTGAAGAACTTAAGAAGGAGTATCAGCGTTACTTGTGGAAGCTACGTCGGTTAGATCCTTCCCACAAGGACCACCCTTGGAAACCCCGTGCTTATACGCGGAAAAGGCCACCTAACTCTGCAGCACAGACCATCAGCGAACTAG ATACGTTGCACAATTTGAAAGGACTACGTATGCCTCCTTCACATGAAACTGAAGATGAAACTCATGAGTATGACTCTGATAGGAAATCTGGTGAAGGAAGGGAAAGGAGCTGTCTCAGCCCACAGGTAGCAGATGGTGTCATCTATGACTGTTCAGTGGTTAATTCCAAGTTTCAGGACCAGCCCCTCACTTTTAATCCTGCTAGAgttccactgagattttccatgcGCTCAACCCCAAAAAATACATCCGGAGAAGGCTCACACCACATGACCAAAATTCTTTTATCGCAGCTACCAAATTTACAAACCTCATCTTCCTGTGGAACCAAAGCAGGGTTgaacagagagaaagaagaaATAGAAGCCTTTAAGATGACGGAAGATTCTCAGGAAACTATTTTGCAGAATAAAAGCTGTGGAATCCTGGGATTGTCTTGCTATTCTTCAGATGAAGACACATAA